A part of Aquibium oceanicum genomic DNA contains:
- a CDS encoding ABC transporter ATP-binding protein yields MAELALDVRALNAGYGRVPVLHGISFAIAKGENVGLIGPNGHGKSTLFRTLSGLLRAWSGTVTFLGEDITNRPAAEIVERGLIHVPQGNTLFPDLTVQENLSLGAFAKGPRAERRRSIERVFALFPRLAERRGQRCRTLSGGERQMVAIGCGLMGLPNLLILDEPTLGLSPKLKTDLRDAVAEIIRSGVQTIIVEQDPEFLQTLATRILLVSEGVVHTEISGAGGLEHKRIVEMYFGHA; encoded by the coding sequence ATGGCTGAGCTCGCCCTCGACGTTCGCGCGCTCAACGCCGGATACGGTCGCGTGCCGGTGCTGCATGGCATCTCATTCGCCATCGCCAAGGGCGAGAATGTCGGCCTGATCGGGCCAAACGGGCATGGTAAGTCGACCCTGTTCCGTACCCTCTCCGGGCTGCTGCGAGCTTGGTCCGGTACGGTCACGTTTCTTGGCGAGGACATCACCAATCGGCCGGCCGCCGAAATCGTCGAGCGAGGTCTGATCCACGTGCCGCAGGGAAACACGCTGTTTCCCGACCTAACCGTCCAGGAAAACCTCTCCCTAGGTGCCTTCGCAAAGGGACCCCGCGCCGAGCGGCGGCGCAGCATCGAGCGCGTCTTCGCGCTTTTTCCGCGTCTGGCGGAACGGAGAGGCCAACGTTGCCGTACGCTGAGCGGCGGTGAGCGGCAGATGGTGGCAATCGGCTGCGGTCTCATGGGCCTGCCGAACCTGTTGATCCTCGACGAGCCCACACTCGGACTGTCGCCCAAGCTCAAGACGGACCTGCGCGATGCCGTTGCGGAAATCATCCGGTCTGGCGTTCAGACGATCATCGTCGAACAGGACCCTGAATTCCTGCAGACGCTCGCGACGCGGATCCTGCTCGTCAGCGAAGGCGTCGTCCACACAGAAATCTCCGGCGCAGGCGGATTGGAGCACAAGCGCATCGTGGAAATGTATTTCGGCCATGCTTGA
- a CDS encoding ABC transporter ATP-binding protein: MSDILAVDGISKSFGALKAIRNLSFSLKQSEVLGIAGPNGSGKSTLFNILTKIPFGPDSGEIRIAGDVVTEYGPRQIVEKGLVRSFQTETDFETLSVIENVLVSLPDRDFAKGEAAARKRAMEFLDSFDLAAQKDRPASEIGVYDRKKLMIATALACRPKILLLDEPAAGLSRPEVAEMIQLIRRVNEDGLSVIVIEHIISLLVSVSNRLIVLNFGELLAEGAPDDVISDPRVIEAYLGPAAANG; encoded by the coding sequence ATGTCTGACATTCTCGCGGTGGACGGCATCAGCAAGAGCTTCGGCGCGCTGAAGGCTATCCGGAACCTTTCGTTTTCCCTGAAACAGAGCGAAGTGCTTGGCATCGCCGGGCCAAATGGCAGTGGAAAGAGCACGCTCTTCAACATACTGACCAAGATACCATTCGGTCCGGACTCAGGCGAGATCAGGATCGCGGGGGATGTGGTCACCGAATACGGGCCGCGCCAGATCGTGGAAAAAGGCCTTGTCCGCAGTTTCCAGACCGAAACCGATTTCGAGACTTTGAGCGTCATCGAAAACGTTCTCGTTTCATTGCCCGATCGTGATTTCGCGAAGGGCGAGGCGGCGGCCCGAAAGCGAGCGATGGAGTTTCTCGATTCATTCGACCTCGCTGCCCAGAAGGACCGACCGGCTTCCGAGATCGGTGTCTACGATCGCAAGAAACTCATGATTGCCACGGCGCTCGCCTGTCGGCCGAAAATCCTGCTGCTCGACGAACCGGCGGCCGGCCTGTCGCGACCGGAGGTTGCCGAAATGATCCAGCTGATCCGGCGCGTCAACGAGGACGGGCTCTCGGTCATCGTCATCGAGCACATCATCTCATTACTTGTATCGGTATCCAACCGCCTGATCGTGCTGAACTTCGGCGAACTCCTGGCGGAGGGGGCGCCCGACGACGTGATCAGCGATCCGCGCGTCATCGAGGCCTATCTCGGCCCGGCGGCGGCGAATGGCTGA
- a CDS encoding ABC transporter substrate-binding protein — protein MRSTANLLRAATLAAGAVATAFSGTAAQAQDKTVTLGVLGAFAGPFAADAVEGYNGAKLAAKEINEAGGVNGYMFNVEQFDTKEMTPDAVLAAVERLKATENLGAIVTPFGSLSGFEMDYVAEIGVPYMVAANSNQYRSIIQPNPDKFKNVWSLAPSYDAYQTELPTVIEEMIADGSFDPAEKTYAIIGSDNPYSMPIYAGLKKAMDAKGWTMTFDDVVPAVEINDWRVILNKIRAAPPAVIINTEASSSNAASFMNQFMEEPTESLLFIQYAPSVPEFVDLTKKNSTGVLYNMLGGPISASVRPRTKEIGDKYKAEYGYDSSIYGYICYEMVYLYADILKTVGDPMDYAKMSAELAATDKEMVHGRVKFDPETHLSLQGPGYLPIQFYQIWDGDRVTIYPKEYATGKSQTPPWFE, from the coding sequence ATGAGATCAACAGCGAATCTGCTAAGGGCGGCGACGCTCGCGGCCGGCGCGGTCGCGACCGCGTTCTCAGGCACTGCGGCGCAAGCCCAGGACAAGACGGTGACACTCGGCGTGCTCGGCGCATTCGCCGGTCCGTTCGCCGCCGACGCGGTCGAGGGCTACAACGGCGCCAAGCTCGCGGCGAAGGAGATCAACGAAGCGGGCGGCGTGAACGGTTACATGTTCAACGTCGAGCAATTCGACACGAAGGAGATGACGCCGGACGCGGTGCTGGCCGCCGTGGAACGCCTCAAGGCGACTGAGAATCTCGGCGCGATCGTGACGCCGTTCGGCAGCCTCTCCGGGTTCGAGATGGACTACGTCGCCGAAATCGGCGTGCCTTACATGGTTGCGGCAAATTCCAATCAATATCGCTCGATCATCCAGCCGAACCCGGACAAGTTCAAAAACGTCTGGTCGCTGGCACCCTCCTACGACGCCTATCAGACGGAGCTTCCTACCGTCATCGAGGAGATGATCGCCGACGGCTCGTTCGATCCGGCTGAGAAGACCTACGCGATCATCGGTTCGGACAACCCCTACTCGATGCCGATCTATGCCGGCCTGAAGAAGGCCATGGATGCCAAGGGCTGGACGATGACCTTCGACGACGTCGTCCCGGCTGTCGAGATCAACGACTGGCGCGTCATTCTCAACAAAATCCGTGCCGCGCCGCCGGCCGTGATCATCAACACCGAGGCCTCCTCCTCAAATGCCGCATCGTTCATGAACCAGTTCATGGAGGAGCCGACCGAGTCGCTGCTGTTTATCCAGTACGCGCCTTCGGTGCCCGAGTTCGTCGACCTGACGAAAAAGAACTCGACCGGTGTTCTGTACAACATGCTCGGCGGTCCGATCAGCGCCTCGGTGCGTCCGCGCACGAAGGAGATCGGCGACAAGTACAAGGCCGAATACGGCTACGACTCTTCGATCTACGGCTACATCTGCTACGAAATGGTCTATCTCTATGCGGACATACTGAAAACGGTGGGCGACCCGATGGACTACGCCAAAATGTCCGCCGAGCTCGCCGCCACCGACAAGGAGATGGTCCACGGTCGCGTCAAGTTCGATCCAGAGACGCATCTCTCCCTGCAGGGACCCGGCTACCTCCCGATCCAGTTCTATCAGATCTGGGACGGCGACCGTGTCACGATCTATCCCAAGGAGTACGCCACCGGTAAGAGCCAGACACCACCCTGGTTCGAGTAA
- a CDS encoding LysR family transcriptional regulator has protein sequence MDARQLRYFLSVAKFRSFSRAAVDLNVAQPALSHHVANLEAELGVKLLERSTKGVTPTECGETLMRHAETIIRQFSQAAIDVKTTSAHPSGVVTIGLPTSISIGLTVPLLQEVEKRFPAINLRINENHSGFLSEWVLTGRLDLAVLFDTGPDAPFDLIPLLEEQLYLVSARGSFIAGRSSIELKELRGISLVLTGPNHGLRHAIDRYSDFSSLDINVKTEIDSLVAIKQLVASGYGTSILPWCAIQQECAAGQLLAVPIVKPRIERKVYLASARGWPRSRAADVIAQLTSEVAATLVASDRWRGELPNSGRL, from the coding sequence ATGGATGCGAGGCAGCTCAGATATTTCCTATCGGTTGCCAAGTTCAGGAGCTTCTCGCGCGCTGCCGTCGATCTTAACGTCGCGCAGCCGGCGCTGAGCCATCATGTGGCGAATCTGGAGGCCGAACTCGGCGTCAAGCTGCTTGAGCGGAGCACGAAAGGCGTCACACCGACAGAGTGCGGCGAGACCCTGATGCGGCACGCCGAAACGATCATTCGGCAGTTCAGCCAGGCGGCGATAGACGTCAAGACGACCTCCGCACATCCATCCGGGGTGGTCACGATCGGCCTTCCGACCAGCATTTCCATCGGGCTGACCGTGCCGCTGCTGCAGGAGGTCGAGAAGCGATTTCCGGCGATCAATCTGCGGATAAACGAAAACCACAGCGGATTTCTTTCGGAGTGGGTGCTGACCGGCCGTCTCGACCTGGCCGTTCTCTTCGACACCGGTCCGGATGCGCCGTTCGACCTCATTCCGCTGCTCGAAGAGCAACTCTATCTCGTTTCGGCGCGGGGCAGTTTCATAGCGGGACGCTCGTCCATCGAACTGAAGGAGCTGCGGGGCATCAGCCTGGTCCTTACCGGCCCAAATCACGGTCTGCGTCACGCCATCGACCGCTATTCCGACTTCTCGTCGCTCGACATCAACGTCAAGACCGAGATCGACTCGCTGGTAGCCATCAAGCAGCTCGTCGCTTCGGGATACGGCACCTCGATCCTGCCATGGTGCGCGATCCAGCAGGAATGCGCGGCCGGACAATTGCTGGCAGTGCCGATCGTGAAGCCTCGTATCGAACGCAAGGTCTATCTGGCCTCGGCGCGCGGATGGCCCAGGTCGCGCGCGGCGGATGTGATTGCGCAGCTGACCTCGGAGGTCGCGGCCACCCTGGTGGCCAGCGATCGATGGCGCGGCGAGCTGCCGAATAGCGGTAGGCTATAA
- a CDS encoding CaiB/BaiF CoA transferase family protein — MAAAILGEFGAEVIKIEQPRGGDPLRRFGVPSVEADDTFCWMSEARNKKSVTLDLRRSEGADILRELVAKSDIVCENFRPGTLENWGLGYEELSRINPALIMLRVSGFGQDGPYSARPGFARIAHAFGGLAHLTGMEGGPPLTPGSTSLADYVSGVYGALGILLAMRARDTDGKGQYIDLALYEPILRMLDDLVPAFAARGIVRGRQGLGTSNACPHGHFETRDGWIAIACTNDRMFTRLAAAMGRPELAEQELYGTTAARLRDSAKVDALVQDWVGAMCTDDIVALCADQDVPCARVNTIENIFADPHIAHRQNQVALPHDELGQVHVSSVIPKLSRTPGAVDSLGPTLGSSNADILGSVLGMDEGKMRSLRAAGII, encoded by the coding sequence ATGGCGGCAGCGATTCTGGGCGAGTTCGGCGCCGAGGTAATCAAGATCGAACAGCCGCGCGGTGGCGATCCATTGCGGCGTTTCGGCGTGCCGAGTGTCGAGGCCGACGACACGTTCTGCTGGATGAGCGAAGCGCGCAACAAGAAGTCGGTGACACTGGACCTGCGCCGCTCGGAGGGCGCCGACATCCTGCGCGAACTGGTCGCGAAATCCGACATAGTCTGCGAGAATTTCCGACCCGGTACGCTCGAGAACTGGGGTCTGGGCTACGAGGAACTCAGCCGCATCAATCCCGCCTTGATCATGTTGCGGGTCTCAGGCTTCGGCCAGGACGGCCCCTACAGCGCCCGCCCCGGATTCGCGCGCATTGCGCATGCTTTCGGCGGTCTCGCGCACCTGACCGGCATGGAGGGCGGTCCGCCACTGACGCCAGGTTCGACTTCGCTCGCCGACTATGTGTCGGGGGTCTATGGGGCACTCGGCATTCTGCTCGCGATGCGGGCAAGGGATACGGATGGCAAGGGACAGTACATCGACCTCGCGCTTTACGAACCGATCCTCCGCATGCTGGACGATCTGGTGCCCGCCTTTGCAGCGCGTGGCATCGTGCGCGGACGCCAGGGGCTCGGCACGTCCAACGCCTGTCCACACGGACATTTCGAGACTCGCGACGGCTGGATTGCCATAGCCTGTACCAACGACCGCATGTTCACCCGACTGGCTGCCGCGATGGGGCGGCCGGAGCTCGCGGAGCAGGAGCTCTATGGAACGACCGCAGCCCGGCTGCGCGACTCCGCCAAGGTGGATGCGCTCGTTCAAGACTGGGTCGGCGCGATGTGTACCGATGACATCGTGGCACTCTGCGCGGATCAAGACGTGCCCTGCGCCCGCGTGAACACGATCGAGAACATCTTCGCCGATCCGCACATCGCGCACCGGCAAAACCAGGTGGCATTGCCTCATGACGAACTCGGCCAGGTCCATGTTTCATCGGTGATTCCGAAACTTTCGCGAACGCCTGGCGCAGTCGACAGCCTCGGGCCGACGCTGGGTTCATCCAATGCGGATATTCTGGGTAGCGTCCTGGGAATGGATGAGGGCAAGATGCGATCGCTGAGGGCAGCGGGTATCATCTAG
- a CDS encoding N,N-dimethylformamidase beta subunit family domain-containing protein, translating into MALPYVTGYLDRISLTRGEPLKVMVSCTAAPEFRASLVRVICGDLNPEGPGFREVEIASAADGTYPAREQICNAGSCVVIPPNSCFDSLESYSVQMHIWPTTPMKGEQVLLSLWSEELGQGFRLTIDASGALAASVSDGSSTASAMTSVPLTERQWHLVGASYDAKARTLSVLHEPFSRSGAGEKPLVATNAVPFSFQLPTGACLILGASMKGGTPARPLTAQHYNGKIEKPRLLSVAASRLDMEKLRGETIPADVTPICVGFWDFSAGMEGEHIADRSRNGLAGLVVNLPARGMTGSNWTGEEVSWRATPAQYGAIHFHDDDLYDACWDADISFDLPDDLKSGFYAIRLTAGADEERIPFFVRPKAGDARAPVCLLASTATYMAYANLNPVPFPIAELLSSRLIVLHKANLLIDEHPEWGPSLYDVHSDGSGVCYSSRLRPILNFRPGYISSFGAKGSNLREYNADTHIVDWLEQQGIEYDVVTDDDVHVEGFRLLSQYKTVMTGAHPEYFSAEMWDATKNYIDAGGRLMVLGGNGFYWRIAYHPTLPGVMEVRRCGPAIRTWETQPGEEFHSFDGKRGGLWRAHGRPPQSIGGVGFISEGFDLSAFYRRTAASRDPRAAFIFEDIDAEVIGDFGLQGGGAAGIEIDHADANLGTPTHALILASSEGHTEAFRLVNEEMSITVPTVTAPVEARIQADMVFFETAGGGAVFNVGSIAWPGSLSHNGYDNNVSKLTRNVLDRFIDPTPFLYRRGST; encoded by the coding sequence ATGGCGCTTCCTTACGTCACCGGATATCTCGACAGGATCAGCCTCACCCGCGGCGAGCCGTTGAAGGTCATGGTGAGTTGCACTGCCGCCCCCGAATTTCGCGCCAGTCTCGTACGCGTCATCTGCGGCGACCTCAACCCCGAGGGCCCTGGCTTTCGCGAGGTCGAGATAGCGTCCGCCGCGGACGGTACCTATCCGGCGCGGGAGCAGATCTGCAACGCCGGCTCCTGTGTGGTCATTCCGCCGAACAGCTGTTTCGACTCGCTCGAGAGCTACTCGGTTCAGATGCACATCTGGCCCACGACGCCAATGAAGGGTGAGCAGGTCCTGCTTTCGCTATGGAGCGAGGAACTCGGCCAAGGCTTCCGACTGACGATCGACGCTTCTGGCGCACTGGCGGCCTCAGTCTCGGACGGTTCGAGTACCGCGAGCGCAATGACCTCGGTCCCGTTGACCGAACGGCAATGGCATCTGGTCGGCGCAAGCTATGATGCAAAGGCCCGCACGCTCTCCGTCCTCCACGAACCATTCTCGCGCTCCGGCGCGGGCGAAAAGCCGCTGGTTGCAACAAACGCCGTCCCGTTCTCTTTTCAGCTGCCGACGGGCGCGTGCCTGATACTTGGAGCGTCCATGAAGGGCGGCACACCGGCACGACCTCTGACAGCGCAGCACTACAACGGCAAGATCGAGAAGCCGCGTTTGCTTTCCGTTGCGGCGTCGCGTCTCGACATGGAAAAACTCCGTGGCGAGACGATCCCCGCCGATGTAACGCCTATCTGCGTCGGCTTCTGGGATTTCTCTGCCGGAATGGAGGGCGAACATATCGCCGACCGCTCCCGCAACGGCCTCGCCGGCTTGGTGGTCAACCTTCCGGCACGAGGCATGACCGGCTCCAATTGGACCGGAGAGGAGGTCTCCTGGCGTGCTACGCCCGCGCAATATGGCGCAATCCATTTCCACGATGACGACCTCTACGACGCGTGCTGGGATGCCGACATCTCGTTCGATCTGCCCGACGATCTGAAGAGCGGCTTCTATGCCATCCGACTGACTGCGGGCGCCGACGAGGAGCGGATCCCATTTTTCGTCCGGCCCAAAGCAGGCGACGCGCGCGCCCCGGTCTGCCTGCTTGCCTCCACAGCGACCTACATGGCGTATGCCAATCTCAATCCCGTCCCCTTTCCGATCGCGGAATTGCTGTCGAGCCGCCTCATCGTCCTGCACAAGGCCAACCTCCTCATCGACGAGCATCCGGAATGGGGACCGTCTCTCTACGACGTCCACTCCGATGGCAGTGGCGTCTGTTATTCGTCGCGCCTGCGGCCGATCCTCAACTTCCGGCCCGGCTACATCAGTTCCTTCGGTGCCAAGGGCTCGAACCTGCGGGAATACAATGCCGACACCCATATCGTTGATTGGCTCGAGCAGCAGGGAATCGAATACGATGTCGTCACCGATGACGATGTACATGTCGAGGGCTTCCGGCTGCTCAGCCAGTACAAGACGGTGATGACGGGCGCGCACCCGGAGTATTTTTCCGCCGAGATGTGGGATGCCACGAAGAACTATATCGATGCCGGCGGGCGGTTGATGGTGCTCGGGGGCAACGGTTTCTATTGGCGCATCGCTTACCATCCGACGCTCCCGGGCGTGATGGAAGTGCGGCGCTGCGGACCGGCAATCCGCACCTGGGAGACGCAGCCGGGCGAAGAATTCCATTCTTTTGACGGCAAGCGCGGCGGTCTGTGGCGCGCGCACGGACGGCCGCCGCAGTCGATCGGCGGCGTCGGCTTCATCTCGGAAGGCTTCGATCTCTCCGCCTTCTACCGACGCACGGCCGCCAGCCGCGACCCGCGCGCAGCCTTCATATTCGAGGACATAGACGCTGAGGTCATCGGCGATTTCGGTCTGCAGGGCGGTGGCGCCGCCGGCATCGAGATCGACCATGCGGATGCCAACCTCGGCACGCCGACCCATGCTCTGATCCTCGCGTCTTCCGAAGGCCATACCGAAGCGTTCCGGCTGGTGAACGAGGAAATGAGCATCACCGTGCCAACCGTCACGGCACCTGTCGAGGCGCGGATACAGGCGGACATGGTCTTCTTCGAAACCGCCGGTGGCGGCGCCGTGTTCAACGTCGGCTCGATCGCCTGGCCGGGCAGTCTCAGCCACAACGGATACGACAACAACGTCTCGAAGCTGACCCGCAACGTGCTCGACCGCTTCATCGACCCGACGCCGTTCTTATACCGGCGCGGCTCAACCTAA
- a CDS encoding nuclear transport factor 2 family protein has product MTSDIAEVESAVWAYLNALHDGDVAGLARVFAPTSALYASAEGAATALAIEPWLDRVRNRKSARDSGYDARNQIHSIEVVGDMAMAKVSSVFPPKQFTDFLSLVRTNEGWRIAAKTYHAEDVPERHP; this is encoded by the coding sequence ATGACATCCGACATCGCCGAAGTCGAAAGCGCTGTGTGGGCGTATCTGAACGCGCTGCACGATGGCGATGTCGCAGGCCTTGCCCGCGTATTCGCGCCCACATCCGCGCTCTATGCCTCCGCGGAGGGTGCGGCGACCGCGCTCGCAATCGAGCCGTGGCTCGACCGCGTCCGAAACCGCAAGTCCGCGCGCGACAGCGGTTATGACGCCCGCAATCAGATCCATTCGATCGAGGTCGTCGGCGATATGGCGATGGCCAAGGTATCGTCGGTGTTCCCGCCGAAGCAGTTCACCGATTTCCTGAGTCTGGTCCGCACCAACGAGGGATGGCGCATCGCGGCAAAGACGTATCACGCCGAGGATGTACCGGAGCGACATCCTTAA